Part of the Limihaloglobus sulfuriphilus genome is shown below.
GATGAAAGTCGTTTACCGGAGAGTCTATAGATTCTAAATTCTGCCAGGCGAGTGTGTAGTTGTAAAGGTACGGATAGTCAACCGCTGAAACCTCGTTTCCCGGATTTGCAACAGGGTCTCCGTCTGCAGGCTCAAATGTGAATGAAAGTACAGCAGCCGAGGCTGATGTGACTGCGATAAATACACATACCGCAATTGTAAAGAATTTTAAGTTTTCCATTTTCCCATCTCTCTTTTGAATAAAACTCCATGTGCATAAAACGCCGCATAACCTGGGCAATTGATTTTTGAAATGCAATTAAAACCATATTGGTTTTCGACCACAGCTCTACTCAATTCCCTGCGGCTTACAATCTCTTCTATTCTATGTTACCAGTATCGAGACGTAGAAGTCAAGAAAAAACGTTTTTTATATATATAACCTTGTTTTCAATGTATTTACAAGTTTCCATAAATTTTGAAAAAGCGCAGACAGACCGCTTAAAAGCCGCAGTTCCGGCTGTGGGTGTGAAAATTATGCCGCAAAAGGTGATTTAATGCGTATCAATCCGTATGCAGCCAGTAGCCGGCAAAAATTGCCAGGTCGGCAGAATCTACGGTGCAGTCACCGTTGAAGTCTGCCGGCACGGGATTGTTACAGTCTTTGCCCAGTGAGACTTCCAGTCCGATTGTCTGGGGCATCTGGTCTTCCAGAAACTGTGTTCCCGCGGCAAGTGTCTGTGAAATCACGTTATCTTTGGCCGCCGTATCGCTGTATGCGTATGTAAGCTCACCGACCGTGAAGCCCTCGCCGGTTATGAGCTGCTGCGCATCTGTGATGCTAAGCCCGCTACAGTCGGGAACGGTGAAGACCAGCTCAACCTGCCAGGCAAGTATTGGGTAGCCTCCTGCCAGCGGCATCTTCCATATATCTTCCGTGCCGTTAGTGTCTTCGCCGACGAAATCCCAGCCGGCGTCGAGGAATGACTGCTGCTCAGCCATTTCTGCCTCGGTAAGCCCAATAGAATCAACTGTATATCCGCTGTAACCGCCGCCGTAAGTTTCACCTATTGCGACTGTTATCTGCCCCAAACTGCTGGAGTCAAGATTCCAGCGGCAGTGGTCGAAAGTGCAGTTTGTGTCCAGATAGTTATAGCTTTCCTGGTAGCCGCATAGACCGCCAATTACCCAGCCGCTTGGCAGAGCTTCTGTAAGTCCAACAGAAGAATAGCAGTTGCGTACGGTGTATTGGTTTCTGCCGGTTATACCTCCGAAATAATTGATCGCCGGCACTGACCCTGTAACATAACAGTTGAGAATTTCAATATACCTGCCGGCGCTTCCGACCAGGCCGCCGACATTTGATTCACCGTCTATGTCAATATTTGCCCAGCACTGGCTAATAACCGGAGCTGCTCCAAGCGAGCCTGCCGAACCGACCAGGCCGCCGACCTGCCATTGAGCACGAATATATACATCCGCTGAGCATCTGAGCATTGTCTTTCCAAAACCGGCGAAGCCGCCGACAAGGCCGCCGGTTCTGAAACTCCTGTCGCCGGCGACGAAGTTGGAAATTGAACCGCTTGCATGGCAGTCCGTCATGTCACCCAGCAGAGAGCCGCAGAGAATACCTACATTGTCGCCCGATGCGGTAATATCCGCGTTTTCCAATGTCAGATTGCTCAGAGAGCCCTCTTTGAATATGCCGCTGAAGAGACCGGCGTAACCGGACTCTGATTCAATCGTAAGGTTGCTGATAACATGGCCGTTGCCGTCGAATGAACCGTTAAACGCCCCGTCACCGTAGCTTGAGCCTGAATAGCTGCCTATCACAGCGGAGGTGTAAACAGTGCCCGAAAGATCAAGATCAACCATAAGTACATAATCTGCAAAAAGATAAGGCGAGCCCTGCTGTGCGGATGCAAGAACGTTAAAATCCGCCATATCCTCAATGAGGTAGGGGGTTTCCGGTGAGCCGTCTCCGCCGCCGAGATTTCCGCCGGCGCCCAAAACTTCGATTGAGGTCATACTGAATAAATAGAAACACACCAAAACAATAACACCGCTCAATAAAGATTTCATTTTGTCTCCTGTATCAAGAGTTTAATATTAAGCCGGTTAAGCTCTTGAAAAAATACAAACCAAAACCAGCAACCATTTTATGTTATTATAGACAGAAACCCGCTCCCTTTCAACACCTTTTTATTTTTTCGTTTTACAAAGCCGCTGAGTTTTTTGTGTGAGCAAATTCCACTTCGGTGAAACCCTTCTAAAAAAACGAATTTTATCAAAAACCGGCGTTTTTGAGGCAAAAACCTTTGACATGAAAGGAGATTTCTTTATTATTTATGTTCTTTAAACATAGACTGCGTTGTAAGTACGTCTTGAAGAAATACTAATTTTAATGTAACTTATATTAGGAGAACTAATTATGGCAACAAAGGTTGCAATTAACGGATTCGGCCGCATCGGCCGCGCTGTGGCGCGTATCATCCTGCAGAAGGATAACGGCCTCGAACTGGTAGCTATCAATGACCTGGCAGACCCGAAGTCTCTGGCTCACCTGTTCAAGTATGACAGTGTAATGGGCAGATGGAACGGCGATGTCTCTGTCAACGACAACGGCCTTGTAGTTGACGGCAAAGAAATCAAAGTTACCGCAATCCGCAGCCCCAAAGAACTGCCCTGGAAAGAAATGGGCGTTGACATTGTACTCGAGTCAACCGGTATCTTCCGTACTCGCGAAAGCGAAAAAGGCGGCTACGGCGACCACCTCACAGCAGGCGCCAAGAAGGTTGTACTCTCAGTTCCTTCAAAAGACGCAATCGACGCGACAGTAGTTATGGGTGTAAACCCTGACGCTCTTAAGCCTGAGCATACATGCACGTCAAACGCAAGCTGTACAACAAACTGCCTGGCTCCTATCGCCAAGGTTCTCAATGACAGCTTCGGTATCAAACGCGGCCTGATGACAACCGTTCACGCTTATACAAACGACCAGGTTGTTTCTGACATGATCCACAGCGATCTCCGCCGTGCGCGTGCAGCAGCACAGAACATTATCCCGACAACAACCGGCGCTGCTGTAGCAGTCGGCAAGGTTATCCCCGAGCTCAACGGCAAACTCGACGGCTTCGCACTTCGCGTTCCCGTTATCGACGGCTCATGCGTTGACCTGGCGGTTGAACTGAACAAAGACGTTACAGTCGAAGAAGTAAACGCCGCGATGAAAGCAGCAGCAGAAGGCCCGATGAAGGGTGTACTGGCATACTGCGAAGACCCGATCGTTTCTTCGGACATCATCGGCGATCCGAACTCAAGCATCTTCGACGCCAAGAGCACAATGGTTATGGACGGCAACTTCGTTAAGGTCGTATCATGGTACGACAACGAATGGGGCTATTCAAACCGTGCTGTTGACCTGATGGAAATGCTCGTTGACAAGATGTAATTCTTTAGAATGAAGAATTCAGGAGTTAGAATTTAGAATTCTCCAAACTCCGGCATCAGTAAAAACCAAAACGGTCTCTGTTCTTAACCGGACAGAGGCCGTTTTTTTATAGACATAAGAACTTTCTTGCTTGAAATGCGTATATCTTATGCTATACTTAAACAATGCCGAGTGAAGTGAAATTCAACAAAGTTAAGAAGATGCTCGAAGACAAGGGATACAAACTTATCAGGATTTCCGGTTCGCACCATATCTTTACAAAACCGCAATGCCTGCCAGTTAGTATCCCTGTGCATAACAGAAAGGTAAAACCGTTTTATGTCCGACAAATTGAAAAACTCTGAAAACCTGACAAAACCATTTGATCAAGATATCGAAAAGACAGCGAGGCAGATAGCAGATAAATACCAGATCGTCTTGACTCATGAAGACGGCATGTGGTTTGGCCGCGGACTTGAGATGCCAACGGTCTTCGGCGAAGGCTCGACCCCTGATGAATGTACCGAAAACACAATAGAGGCCCTCAGCTCCGCGGCAGCGACGATGCTCGAAGCCGGCTGTACACCGCCAATACCTGCCA
Proteins encoded:
- the gap gene encoding type I glyceraldehyde-3-phosphate dehydrogenase, translating into MATKVAINGFGRIGRAVARIILQKDNGLELVAINDLADPKSLAHLFKYDSVMGRWNGDVSVNDNGLVVDGKEIKVTAIRSPKELPWKEMGVDIVLESTGIFRTRESEKGGYGDHLTAGAKKVVLSVPSKDAIDATVVMGVNPDALKPEHTCTSNASCTTNCLAPIAKVLNDSFGIKRGLMTTVHAYTNDQVVSDMIHSDLRRARAAAQNIIPTTTGAAVAVGKVIPELNGKLDGFALRVPVIDGSCVDLAVELNKDVTVEEVNAAMKAAAEGPMKGVLAYCEDPIVSSDIIGDPNSSIFDAKSTMVMDGNFVKVVSWYDNEWGYSNRAVDLMEMLVDKM
- a CDS encoding GLUG motif-containing protein; this encodes MKSLLSGVIVLVCFYLFSMTSIEVLGAGGNLGGGDGSPETPYLIEDMADFNVLASAQQGSPYLFADYVLMVDLDLSGTVYTSAVIGSYSGSSYGDGAFNGSFDGNGHVISNLTIESESGYAGLFSGIFKEGSLSNLTLENADITASGDNVGILCGSLLGDMTDCHASGSISNFVAGDRSFRTGGLVGGFAGFGKTMLRCSADVYIRAQWQVGGLVGSAGSLGAAPVISQCWANIDIDGESNVGGLVGSAGRYIEILNCYVTGSVPAINYFGGITGRNQYTVRNCYSSVGLTEALPSGWVIGGLCGYQESYNYLDTNCTFDHCRWNLDSSSLGQITVAIGETYGGGYSGYTVDSIGLTEAEMAEQQSFLDAGWDFVGEDTNGTEDIWKMPLAGGYPILAWQVELVFTVPDCSGLSITDAQQLITGEGFTVGELTYAYSDTAAKDNVISQTLAAGTQFLEDQMPQTIGLEVSLGKDCNNPVPADFNGDCTVDSADLAIFAGYWLHTD
- a CDS encoding type II toxin-antitoxin system HicA family toxin, producing MLEDKGYKLIRISGSHHIFTKPQCLPVSIPVHNRKVKPFYVRQIEKL
- a CDS encoding type II toxin-antitoxin system HicB family antitoxin; translation: MSDKLKNSENLTKPFDQDIEKTARQIADKYQIVLTHEDGMWFGRGLEMPTVFGEGSTPDECTENTIEALSSAAATMLEAGCTPPIPANIGKRSEQVNIRLTVEEKKVLETCAKSRGYRGLGDYMRAGALAFS